One genomic region from Sander lucioperca isolate FBNREF2018 chromosome 3, SLUC_FBN_1.2, whole genome shotgun sequence encodes:
- the mettl21e gene encoding methyltransferase like 21e isoform X1, translated as METQQPRVMKEDSKTKEEAGAAVDEELAKAIMARCFHPSIMGPEAWEGYVFSDLEIRIKESTDLYGAVLWPSAMVLCHFLETNRDKHNLTDKNVIELGAGTGLVSIVSSLLGAKVTSTDLPDVLGNLQYNVMRNTRDRCKYIPLVTELIWGPEVEQRFPRATHCFDYILAADVVYSHPYLEELMDTFDYLCQENTQILWAMRFRLDPENSFVDRFRQRFHVDELYDLPSLSIKLYRAWRKDKRTRDQGQAAA; from the exons CAGGTGCAGCTGTGGATGAGGAGCTAGCCAAAGCCATAATGGCTCGCTGTTTCCACCCCTCCATCATGGGCCCGGAGGCCTGGGAGGGATACGTCTTTTCTGATCTGGAAATCCGTATCAAAGAGTCCACAGACCTCTATGGAGCTGTACTCTGGCCCTCG GCAATGGTGTTGTGTCATTTCTTAGAGACCAACCGAGACAAACACAACCTGACGGACAAAAATGTGATTGAACTGGGTGCTGGAACTGGGCTCGTCTCCATTGTATCCAGCCTGTTgg GTGCTAAGGTGACCTCCACTGACCTGCCAGATGTTTTGGGGAACCTCCAGTACAATGTAATGCGCAACACCAGGGACCGATGCAAGTACATCCCTCTG GTCACAGAACTCATCTGGGGTCCGGAGGTGGAGCAGCGTTTCCCCCGTGCCACACATTGTTTCGACTACATCCTGGCAGCTGATGTGGTGTACTCCCATCCTTACCTGGAGGAGCTGATGGACACATTTGACTACCTGTGCCAGGAAAATACGCAGATCCTGTGGGCCATGCGCTTTCGTCTGGACCCAGAGAACAGCTTTGTTGATCGCTTTCGGCAACGCTTCCATGTGGATGAGCTGTACGACCTCCCCAGTCTGAGTATCAAACTGTACAGAGCCTGGAGGAAGGACAAGAGGACTAGAGACCAGGGACAGGCTGCTGCCTGA
- the mettl21e gene encoding methyltransferase like 21e isoform X2 — protein sequence METQQPRVMKEDSKTKEEGAAVDEELAKAIMARCFHPSIMGPEAWEGYVFSDLEIRIKESTDLYGAVLWPSAMVLCHFLETNRDKHNLTDKNVIELGAGTGLVSIVSSLLGAKVTSTDLPDVLGNLQYNVMRNTRDRCKYIPLVTELIWGPEVEQRFPRATHCFDYILAADVVYSHPYLEELMDTFDYLCQENTQILWAMRFRLDPENSFVDRFRQRFHVDELYDLPSLSIKLYRAWRKDKRTRDQGQAAA from the exons GTGCAGCTGTGGATGAGGAGCTAGCCAAAGCCATAATGGCTCGCTGTTTCCACCCCTCCATCATGGGCCCGGAGGCCTGGGAGGGATACGTCTTTTCTGATCTGGAAATCCGTATCAAAGAGTCCACAGACCTCTATGGAGCTGTACTCTGGCCCTCG GCAATGGTGTTGTGTCATTTCTTAGAGACCAACCGAGACAAACACAACCTGACGGACAAAAATGTGATTGAACTGGGTGCTGGAACTGGGCTCGTCTCCATTGTATCCAGCCTGTTgg GTGCTAAGGTGACCTCCACTGACCTGCCAGATGTTTTGGGGAACCTCCAGTACAATGTAATGCGCAACACCAGGGACCGATGCAAGTACATCCCTCTG GTCACAGAACTCATCTGGGGTCCGGAGGTGGAGCAGCGTTTCCCCCGTGCCACACATTGTTTCGACTACATCCTGGCAGCTGATGTGGTGTACTCCCATCCTTACCTGGAGGAGCTGATGGACACATTTGACTACCTGTGCCAGGAAAATACGCAGATCCTGTGGGCCATGCGCTTTCGTCTGGACCCAGAGAACAGCTTTGTTGATCGCTTTCGGCAACGCTTCCATGTGGATGAGCTGTACGACCTCCCCAGTCTGAGTATCAAACTGTACAGAGCCTGGAGGAAGGACAAGAGGACTAGAGACCAGGGACAGGCTGCTGCCTGA
- the LOC116067697 gene encoding protein-lysine methyltransferase METTL21C — translation METLSTYCVEGTSYMRSGEEGKEEEEKEGEEEKEEEEKDGGEEDKEEKKDESAIQLQRPAWVPRFFYKEDKEVYNYVGQEIIIRWGLDSYAGMIWPAALALCHYLDTHREQLNLMDKAVLEIGAGTGLLSVVAALLGAWVTATDLPEALSNPRANLNRNTRGHCRYAPQVATLSWSDDLERSYPTSVYRYDYVLAADVVYHHDFLDELLVTMKHFCKPGTTLIWANKVRYEADLTFMEKFKKAFHTSMLAEDEDMKIFMATCRE, via the exons ATGGAAACTTTGTCCACATACTGTGTGGAGGGAACCAGTTATATGAGAAGCGGAGAGGAAggcaaggaggaggaagaaaaggaaggcgaggaggagaaggaagaggaggagaaagatggGGGTGAAGAAgataaagaggaaaaaaaag ATGAGTCAGCCATCCAGCTACAAAGACCAGCCTGGGTTCCGCGTTTCTTCTACAAAGAAGATAAAGAGGTGTACAATTACGTGGGCCAGGAGATCATCATCAGGTGGGGTCTTGACTCCTATGCAGGCATGATATGGCCAGCA GCTCTGGCTCTCTGTCACTACCTGGACACCCATCGCGAACAGTTGAATCTTATGGACAAGGCGGTCCTGGAGATCGGGGCAGGAACTGGCCTCCTGTCTGTTGTAGCAGCGCTCCTCG GTGCCTGGGTGACAGCCACAGACCTTCCAGAGGCCCTGAGCAACCCGAGAGCCAACCTTAACAGGAACACCAGGGGCCACTGCAGATACGCACCCCAAGTGGCAACTCTGTCCTGGAGCGACGACCTGGAGCGCTCCTACCCTACATCCGTCTACCGATACGACTACGTGCTAGCAGCTGATGTGGTCTACCATCACGACTTCCTGGACGAGCTCCTGGTCACCATGAAGCATTTCTGCAAACCAGGAACGACTTTGATCTGGGCCAACAAGGTGAGGTACGAGGCTGATCTGACTTTCATGGAGAAATTTAAAAAGGCTTTCCACACAAGTATGCTGGCTGAAGACGAAGACATGAAGATCTTCATGGCAACGTGTAGAGAGTAA